The Deinococcus arcticus DNA segment CTCCCAGTCGTCCACAAAGTCGCCCAGCAGGGTTTCGTACAGGGCCAGAAACAGGCTTTCCTTGGTGGGAAAGTAACCGTACAGCGCGGCCTTGGTCAGGCCCAGCCGGGCCGCCACCGCCTGCAGGGTGATGTCCTCGTAGCGGTGGGCGCGCCACAGGTCGTGGGCCACCCGCACCATCTCGGCCCGGCGGGCGGCCTTGGCCGGCCCACTGCGCGCCCGAACAGAAGTAACCATGGGTTAATTGTAACAGGGGAATGTCTATAGGCTGTTGACCTTCTCCCGATTTTGGCGGAATCAGACCGGCAAGCATGACGGTTGACAAACTAACCCTGGGTTACTAAACTACTTTTAGTAACCCAGGGTTACTTACCTGGCAAGGAGGCTTCTATGACCCCAACCTCTGCCCTCGCCCTCGTGACTGGTGCCAGCAGCGGCATCGGTGAACATCTGGCCCGTGGTCTGGCGGCCCACGGCGCCCATCTGGTGCTGGTGGCCCGCAGCGCCGGGCGCCTGCAGGCTCTGGCCCAGGAACTTCAGCAGCAGCACGGCATTCAGGTGCATGTGCTGCCTGCCGACCTGGCGCAGCCCGGCGCCGCCGCCCACCTGACAAATGAGCTGCGCGCCCGGGGCCTGCACCCCGACATCCTGGTGAACAACGCCGGCCTGGGCACCTTCGACGAATTCCTGCACCAGACCCCCGAGGCCATTTCCGGGCTGATCGCGCTGAACATCACGGCCCTGACCGAGCTGACGCGGCTGCTGGCGCCGCACATGGTCGCGCAGGGGCGGGGGCGCATTCTGAATGTGGCCAGCACCGCCGCCTTTCAGCCGGGGCCCCTGATGGCCGCCTACTACGCCAGCAAGGCGTACGTGCTCAGCCTCAGTGAAGCGCTGAACGAGGAACTGCGCCCATCGGGCGTCAGCGTGACGGCGCTGTGTCCGGGCCCCGTGGAAACGGGCTTTCAGGCCGCCAGTGGCCTGGGCCGCAGCCAGCTGCTGCGCGGCCCGGTGCGCCTGGCCATGCTGAGCGCCGAGCAGGTGGCCCGCGCGGGCCTGGACGCCATGCTGCGCGGACAGGCGGTGGTGATTCCGGGGCGCATCAACCAGCTGCAGATTGCCGCGCTGCGCCTGCTGCCGCGCGCTGTGGTGCCGCCCATGATCCGCCGCCTGCAGGCCCAGCGCCACGCCTGAACCCACATTGCGGTCCCTGCTTTGAAGAGCCGCGACTGACCCACACAGAACAGGGCCGTACCAAGGTCGGCCCTGTTCTGTGTTCTTTCTGTTCGGGTGCTCCCCTGCTGGTCAGCGGGCGCGGGGGTCACCCCGGGCCACGGCAAACACGCCGCCCCAGGCCCGGTAACTGCTGCGAATCACGTCCGTGCGGCGCGCGCCACCGGGCCAGACCACCTGCCGCACCACCCGGGCCTGCCCGCCCGTGGCCGGCATATCCACGCGGCGCACGCCGCCCGGCGCCAGGGCCGGGTCCACCATGTAGGTGGGGGCTGGGGCCGCCACCACGCCGCGCACCTGCACCGGGGCCAGCTGCACCCGGCGCCCATCGGGCCGGGCAAACAGGTGCACCTGCAACTGGCTCCGGGCCATGTTCCATTCGGCCTGCACCAGGACCGGGCTGGCAAAATCGTTGCGCCAGCGCAGGTTCTTGCTGGGAGCGTACACGGCGGCGTCCTCGCCGGGGGCGCCGTAATACCCCACCTGATAGGAGTGGGCGTGCCGCTCGGTGATGGGCACGCCCGCCCGCAGCGCCGCCCGGAACACTGTGGTACTCACCTGGCACAGGCCGCCGCCCTCTTCCAGTTGCAGGGTCTGCCCGGTCACCACGTACCCGCGCGCGTAGCCGGTGCGCGCGGCAATGTCGCCTATCCGGGCATTGAAATTGAAGGTTTCGCCGCGCCCCAGCCACTGCCCGTGCAGGCGCGCTGCCCCCACCCGGATGTTCTGCACCCGGAACGCCGGACTGCCTTCAAAGGACGAGGTGCCGGTGGCCACATGCCCCAGGCCCTGGGCCTGTGCCCAGCGCACACTGCGCGCGGGCGCCGTGAGCCGGATAGGCACCTGCGCGCTGGCCTCGCCCCGGCGCAGGGCCGCGCGCACCGCCTGATTGGCCGCTGGCACGTCCACCGTCCAGCCGGTCTGGGCCTCGCCCACCCAGGTCCTCCCCACCCGGCGAAAACGCAGGTCACGCGGCTGGCGCGCCCCGATCTGGGTATAGGCCCGGTTCAGGGCAGCCTGCAGGCTGGACAGGTCACCCCCCGCCCGGGCCGCCGCCTGCGCCGGAGCGCCCAGGGGCACGCGCAGGGTCCGGTGCAGCACCCGCCGCTGCACCTCCCCGCGCACAAGCTGCGGCTCTGGCACGCTCCAGCGCAGGGTGAGGGTGGTGGGCATGGGCGGTCTGGGCCGGGGCGCGGTGGACCCGGGCGCAGCGGCCAGGTTCGCCACGGGCGCCGCAGCCGGGCGGGGCGACGCGGGCCCGGCCAGCAGGCCGGTCAGGGCCAGCACGCCCAGCGCGGCCAGCGACCAACTGTAAACTGGTGGACTCATCTCGCCTCCCGTGGGCGGTCCGGCGGCCCTCTGGGGGGCCAGCCTGCTGCGTGCTGTCGGGGCCGCTGGCCGGCGAGCGGCCCCGACAACGTCGAACACAAAAGCGGCGCGGCCAGGCCGCGCCAGTGGGGCGGCGGGGCCACCCAGAGCGGGGGGCCCCGCGCCCGGTCAGGGCATCAGGACTGTATCCACCACATGAATGATGCCGTTGCTCGCGCGGATGTCGGCGCGCGTCACGGTGGCGTCATTGATCATGACCATGTTGCCCGAGGTGCGGATGCTGAGGTTGGCACCGTTGGCCGTCTTGGCACTGCTGAGCCCGGTCACCTGCGCGGCCGTGACCCGGCCCGGCACCACGTGGTACAGCAGCAGGGCGCGCAGCCGTTCGCGGTCGTTCAGCAGGGCGTTCAGATCTGCTGCAGGCACCTTGGCAAAGGCAGCGTTCGTGGGCGCAAAGACCGTGAAGGGCCCGGCGCTGTTCAGGGTGTCCACCAGCCCCGCCGCCTGCACCGCACTCAGCAGCGTGCTGAAGTTCGGATCGTTCGACACGATGGCCGCAATCGTGTTGCCACGCGGCACGGCACTGCCACCCCCCGCCACCACCACGCCCGGCAGCATCAAAGCAGCAAGCATCATCACTTTCTTCATAGAAAGCCTCCTTAAAGATACAGCTCCTGTTGTTGATCTTTCGCCACGCTTTCGTCAGCCAATCAGCACTCAGCTATTGGACAACATCAAACTAAATGGTCGGGCTCGGTCATACGGTACGGGGCCGTACAAAGCAGAAACGGGGCCGTGTTAAAAAGGCGTGCCCCGCCACAGTTCACGGCGCACGTTCAGGCGGCATCTTCACAGTTGAGACGAATGTCATGTGGTGTGCCACCTCCCCGGCCCTGTTCCGGGGGGCTCGCTCCACGCCCGGAGGAACGCCCTTCGCTGCGGCGCCGTGCCCCGACCTGAATCGTCCGCGAAGACAATTCGGCCAGAGCCGGTATGAGACAATCAGCGGGTGATGACGGACCCCTCCCTGACCTCCGGCGAGCAGACCCGCTCTGGCTTTGCAGCCATTGTGGGCAAGCCCAACGTCGGCAAAAGCACCCTTCTCAACGCCTTTCTGGGCACCAAAGTCGCGCCCACCAGTCCCCGGCCCCAGACCACGCGCCGGGGCGTGCGCGGCATTCACACCAGCGGCGAGCGCCAGATCGTATTTGTGGACACGCCGGGCCTGCACAGGCCCAAAGACGCCCTGGGCAAGTACATGAACCACGAGGTCCACGCCGCCCTGGCTGATGTGGACGCCGTGATCTGGGTGGTGGACCTGCGTCACCCCCCCACCGACGAGGACAGTCTGGTGGCCCGGCAGGTGCGCGACCTGCCCAAGCCGCTGTTTCTGGTGGGCAACAAGACCGACGCGGCCAAATACCCCGACGAGGCCATGAAGCTCTACCGCGCCCTGCTGGAGGGCCGCGACGCCCAGACCAGCGAGACCATGCTGAGCGCCCAGAACAACCCGAATGCGGTGGCCACCCTGCGCGAGCAGCTGCTGGACGTACTGCCCGAAAACCCCTTCTTCTTTCCGCAGGGCGCCGCCAGCGACCAGAGCCGCGAGATGTGGGCCGCCGAGATCATCCGTGAAGAGGCCATGAAAAAGCTGCGCGACGAGCTGCCCTATGCGGTCGCCACCCGCGTCAACCGCTGGACCGAGCGCGACGACGGCCTGCAGCGCATTGAGGGCGAGATTGTGGTGGAGAAGAACGCCCACAAGGGCATGGTGATCGGCGCGGGCGGCAAGCAGCTGCGCGAGATTGGGCAGGCGGCCAGAAAGCAGCTGGAAGTCTTTCTGTCGCGCAAGGTCTTTCTGGGCCTGGAAGTCATCGTGATTCCCGGCTGGCGCGAGGACGAGGAAGCCCTGCGCGAACTGGGCTACGAGTAAAAGGCGCTGGGCCATGGGCTCTGGGCCATAAGCCATGAGGAAAGCGCCCCGATGGTGGGGCGCTTTCTTTCGTTTTGGCCTTTGGTCACGGCAACGGCACAGGGCTTGCGCCTGAAATGCCGTCCCCCATGGCTCATCCGGACTGCCGTCCATTTCCGGAACATTCAGAAAAGAACTGGATGTTTCTCCACTTCCCGGACATCTGCACTCTCTCCTGCTCTGCTCCGCAGCTTTGCGAGTCCCTCCGGCCGGAAACATTCCGTCATGGGTGACGGCATTGTTCGGAAGTCGGATCAGAGCTCAGGGCCCATGGCCTGTTCCCTCAGCGCGTCCTCGTAGAACAGCTTCGTGTGATACATGCGAATCTGCCCGGCCGTGTACAGAGCGGCAAATTCGGCGCCAGATACAAAGCGTACCTCAGTGACCTCATCGGCCAGCGCCGGGCGAAAGGTGGATTCGGGCAGGGCCTCGGCCAGCCATGCGTGTCGCAGCACCGGCACGCCATCGGGGAAGTGGCCCAGGTAGGCGGCCAGGAACTTCAGCAGCCGCACCCGGACCCCCGCCTCTTCCCAGGCTTCGCGCACCGCCGTGTCCTGGGGATTCTCGCCGGGCTCCACCGTGCCGCTGGGGATGTGCCACAGTCCGGCCTTCTGCCGCTGCGTGGGCACGCCCTGTTCGCGGACCAGCAGAATGTCGCCCGCCGCGTTCAGAATGACCACGCCCGCCGCCCGGTGGGAGACCGGCGTGTGCAGTTCAGGGCCAAACTGCATCTGACGGGCCTCCTGTGCTGCTCAAGCCCGCTGGCGCCCTTTCAGGTTGCAATGCTGCGGGTCCGCCTCGCTTCGCCTCCGGCTTACCTGACCTCTGCATTACCAGCCTTCCCGCCTGCGCAGCCCG contains these protein-coding regions:
- a CDS encoding fasciclin domain-containing protein, giving the protein MKKVMMLAALMLPGVVVAGGGSAVPRGNTIAAIVSNDPNFSTLLSAVQAAGLVDTLNSAGPFTVFAPTNAAFAKVPAADLNALLNDRERLRALLLYHVVPGRVTAAQVTGLSSAKTANGANLSIRTSGNMVMINDATVTRADIRASNGIIHVVDTVLMP
- a CDS encoding SDR family NAD(P)-dependent oxidoreductase; its protein translation is MTPTSALALVTGASSGIGEHLARGLAAHGAHLVLVARSAGRLQALAQELQQQHGIQVHVLPADLAQPGAAAHLTNELRARGLHPDILVNNAGLGTFDEFLHQTPEAISGLIALNITALTELTRLLAPHMVAQGRGRILNVASTAAFQPGPLMAAYYASKAYVLSLSEALNEELRPSGVSVTALCPGPVETGFQAASGLGRSQLLRGPVRLAMLSAEQVARAGLDAMLRGQAVVIPGRINQLQIAALRLLPRAVVPPMIRRLQAQRHA
- the era gene encoding GTPase Era; translated protein: MTDPSLTSGEQTRSGFAAIVGKPNVGKSTLLNAFLGTKVAPTSPRPQTTRRGVRGIHTSGERQIVFVDTPGLHRPKDALGKYMNHEVHAALADVDAVIWVVDLRHPPTDEDSLVARQVRDLPKPLFLVGNKTDAAKYPDEAMKLYRALLEGRDAQTSETMLSAQNNPNAVATLREQLLDVLPENPFFFPQGAASDQSREMWAAEIIREEAMKKLRDELPYAVATRVNRWTERDDGLQRIEGEIVVEKNAHKGMVIGAGGKQLREIGQAARKQLEVFLSRKVFLGLEVIVIPGWREDEEALRELGYE
- a CDS encoding VanW family protein — encoded protein: MSPPVYSWSLAALGVLALTGLLAGPASPRPAAAPVANLAAAPGSTAPRPRPPMPTTLTLRWSVPEPQLVRGEVQRRVLHRTLRVPLGAPAQAAARAGGDLSSLQAALNRAYTQIGARQPRDLRFRRVGRTWVGEAQTGWTVDVPAANQAVRAALRRGEASAQVPIRLTAPARSVRWAQAQGLGHVATGTSSFEGSPAFRVQNIRVGAARLHGQWLGRGETFNFNARIGDIAARTGYARGYVVTGQTLQLEEGGGLCQVSTTVFRAALRAGVPITERHAHSYQVGYYGAPGEDAAVYAPSKNLRWRNDFASPVLVQAEWNMARSQLQVHLFARPDGRRVQLAPVQVRGVVAAPAPTYMVDPALAPGGVRRVDMPATGGQARVVRQVVWPGGARRTDVIRSSYRAWGGVFAVARGDPRAR
- a CDS encoding Nudix hydrolase; amino-acid sequence: MQFGPELHTPVSHRAAGVVILNAAGDILLVREQGVPTQRQKAGLWHIPSGTVEPGENPQDTAVREAWEEAGVRVRLLKFLAAYLGHFPDGVPVLRHAWLAEALPESTFRPALADEVTEVRFVSGAEFAALYTAGQIRMYHTKLFYEDALREQAMGPEL